CGCGATGTCGGCTCGGCTGGGTCGCAGCAACTCGTGGGGTGGGCGTCCGGAACTCGCCACGTAGACGAGGAAGGTGCGAAACAGCGGGTCCGTCAGTCCCTCGTGTTCGTAGAGCAACTTGATGTCGAAGAGATCGCGCGGATGCTGGCGATCGACCGCTGCATGCATCTTGCCGCCGAAGAGATCTTCGAAGGCGACAACCTGCATTTCTGCAAAACCAAATTGGTCTTCAACCCGCTCGCTGACCCTGCGTCGTTCGACGGGGTGTACCGTGCCGCGGGCGACCGGAGAGGTTTCGATCTTAATTGCGGTCTGAGCCCGCCTCACCTCGACGCGCGTATCGCCGCCGCCACCGCCGGCTATTCGCTTTGCCCGGACGCCCTTGATCCTTTCGACCTTCGCAGCGACGCGGTCGAGGGCCTCGTTGATTTCGACCAAGCTTTCATCCCTCGGTTTGAGCGGAAGGTAGGTCAGGTCGATATCGACCGAGAGGCGCGGGAGGTCTCTGTAGAAGAGATTGATGGCAGTTCCACCCTTCAATGCGAAAACCGGTTCGTCGGCAACCATCGGCAAGGCCTGAACTAGGAGTTCGAGCTGGGAAATATACTGGTCACGGG
The Rhizobium sp. CCGE531 genome window above contains:
- a CDS encoding nucleotidyl transferase AbiEii/AbiGii toxin family protein produces the protein MARDQYISQLELLVQALPMVADEPVFALKGGTAINLFYRDLPRLSVDIDLTYLPLKPRDESLVEINEALDRVAAKVERIKGVRAKRIAGGGGGDTRVEVRRAQTAIKIETSPVARGTVHPVERRRVSERVEDQFGFAEMQVVAFEDLFGGKMHAAVDRQHPRDLFDIKLLYEHEGLTDPLFRTFLVYVASSGRPPHELLRPSRADIAHVFNQEFDGMTIDKVSLDKLLDVRERFLKDIQARLDDKAHTFLLSLHDSEPNFEVIGLPHALALPAVRWKILNLQKLKNDNPIKHAEQRGEIERLTMMRPLRIFGIDGPTTGSPLLPRLESAFLVAARKSAAV